The Cucurbita pepo subsp. pepo cultivar mu-cu-16 chromosome LG05, ASM280686v2, whole genome shotgun sequence nucleotide sequence GTAACTTCACATCCACGACTTGTTGTTTTGTTCGTACGAGTAATTTTGGGGTTCTTTATATATCCCTTTGAatccttccttcttcttcctccattcataaaaattcaaactttttagagataaagttgaaattttaatttttttttttttttttggggaaatGGGTAACAGTTTAAGGTGCTGTTTGGCTTGTGTTCTTCCTTGTGGAGCTCTAGATTTGATCCGGATCGTCCATTTGAGCGGCCATGTGGAGGAAATTGCCCATCCCATCACCGCCGGCGAGGTTCTCAAAGCCAACCCAAATCATGTTCTTAGTAAGCCTTCTTCACAAGGAGTCGTTCGCCGGATTCTCATTCTCTCCCCGGAATCAGAGCTCAAAAGGGGTAGTATTTATTTCTTGATTCCGGCCACTTCCTTGccggagaagaaaaaaaacggCGGCAACACCTTCAAAAATTCGtcaaaaaaaaccaaaaactctACCGCCGCCGTCCCCGTTGACACAACCTCCTACCTCTCCGATATTGTCTCCGACAAGAAACCGTCGCGGCGGGACCGCCGCGGCGGCAGCCGCGTCGTTGTATGGCGGCCGCATTTAGAGAGCATCTCTGAAGACtaaaatcatataattcacatcaaaacaaattattttccCGGCGGCCGGATCTGATTTTCCGCCGGCGATTGGGAAACAAATCGGAGCCGTAAttcggatttttttttttttttttcagtttttgttCCGAGCTGTGAAatcttgaagaaaaaaaaaattactcggaatttttttttttttccattcgTTTTGaagaggtaaaaaaaaaaatcagttaaTTATCTCATGGGTAATTTGACGAAGGCcatgagataaaaaaaaaaa carries:
- the LOC111796057 gene encoding uncharacterized protein LOC111796057, with amino-acid sequence MGNSLRCCLACVLPCGALDLIRIVHLSGHVEEIAHPITAGEVLKANPNHVLSKPSSQGVVRRILILSPESELKRGSIYFLIPATSLPEKKKNGGNTFKNSSKKTKNSTAAVPVDTTSYLSDIVSDKKPSRRDRRGGSRVVVWRPHLESISED